The Erigeron canadensis isolate Cc75 chromosome 4, C_canadensis_v1, whole genome shotgun sequence genome window below encodes:
- the LOC122595413 gene encoding thaumatin-like protein 1: MDLVFTLVLVFSSLSKGVLGATFTFNNKCAYTVWPGILANAGSPSLDTTGFELLTQSSRSFQAPTGWSGRFWGRTGCKFDRSGSGSCQTGDCGSGQVECNGAGAAPPATLAEFTLGTGGSDFYDVSLVDGYNIAMIVEVSGGSGLCATTGCVNDLNQQCPSELRVGSGIGCKSACEAFGSPEYCCSGAYNTPATCKPSVYSEMFKSLCPRSYSYAYDDPTSTFTCAGADYTVTFCPSMPSQKSSRDISPPATSTTPDGDTNATPNGDTNATPSGGDQQISGSGSESGYGYGSLSGSSTGSGSEESQTGSGSVYRSGSGSGSGSEALEANGSWLAGLAMGGSSRTQPFGATISFIIIMFFLLS; this comes from the exons ATGGATCTTGTTTTCACacttgttcttgttttctcaTCACTCTCCAAAG GTGTTCTTGGAGCAACATTTACATTCAACAACAAATGTGCTTATACAGTCTGGCCAGGCATATTAGCCAATGCAGGAAGCCCATCTCTTGACACAACCGGTTTCGAACTCTTGACACAAAGTTCCCGGTCATTCCAAGCTCCAACCGGTTGGTCCGGTCGCTTCTGGGGTCGAACCGGTTGCAAATTTGACAGATCCGGTTCTGGGTCATGTCAAACCGGCGACTGCGGTTCGGGACAAGTAGAATGCAACGGCGCCGGAGCAGCGCCGCCGGCAACACTGGCTGAGTTCACACTTGGAACCGGTGGGTCAGACTTTTATGATGTGAGTTTGGTTGATGGATATAATATAGCTATGATTGTTGAAGTTTCGGGCGGGTCGGGTTTATGTGCGACAACCGGGTGTGTGAATGATTTGAACCAGCAGTGTCCTAGTGAGTTACGGGTCGGGTCGGGGATAGGGTGTAAGAGCGCGTGTGAAGCGTTTGGGAGCCCTGAATATTGTTGTAGCGGCGCGTATAACACACCCGCCACTTGTAAACCGTCGGTGTATTCAGAGATGTTTAAGTCATTGTGTCCAAGATCATATAGCTATGCTTATGATGATCCAACTAGTACCTTCACGTGTGCTGGTGCGGATTATACGGTGACGTTTTGTCCTTCAATGCCAAG CCAAAAATCTTCAAGGGACATATCACCTCCGGCAACCAGCACCACACCCGATGGCGACACTAATGCCACCCCAAATGGCGACACTAATGCCACCCCTAGTGGTGGCGACCAGCAGATTTCCGGGTCTGGTTCTGAATCTGGATATGGGTATGGTTCGTTGTCTGGATCTAGTACCGGGTCAGGTTCAGAAGAATCACAAACCGGATCGGGTTCGGTATACAGGTCCGGTTCAGGATCCGGATCGGGATCCGAAGCACTTGAGGCAAATGGGTCATGGTTAGCTGGGTTAGCAATGGGTGGTTCATCAAGGACCCAGCCTTTTGGTGCCACTATCTCTTTTATCATTATCATGTTCTTTTTATTAAGTTAG